The Vigna unguiculata cultivar IT97K-499-35 chromosome 1, ASM411807v1, whole genome shotgun sequence nucleotide sequence aatagaagaaaaagaaaggaatcTGGAAATGCCAAAATGTGAATAGTTGTGCAGGCCTTAGACATGATGTAGCAAGTGTGAGCAATGACCCGGACATTACATATGTATGCTTGATGAAGGAAATTTCATGTCACAATTTCCCCAAACAACATTGAAacaagaagaaaagataagctCTATTATGCTCACACCCACAacattttaagaacaaaaaacaaTCCTTAGGGACCTCATAGGCACTATAGATGGGTCGTTTCCGCTAGCTCTGTCTGTCTTATTGCATATATGAGGCATACACATAGCCTGGACCAGTGCTTGTGTCCTTCCCGGTGGGCAAGTGTGTTAGTACTAACTACTCAATCCAACATTACCTTTTAATCCCACAAATCTAATGTgggatatattattattagtattgttattattatcgtCCGAATTAACATCACATTCTTAGTCTTCAACTTTGAcacgaaattaaaatttatgtttaaaactttgatacattttgattttcattttaagaatgaatggatataattcttttaatccaattatatttttacatgtCAAACACGTTTTTTAACTGATATTAAAAAGTCAATGAGATAAATATTTACTGACATAAAACAcgtttgacacataaaaaatttatatatatatatatatatatatatatatatatatatatatttataaagtttggagatcaaaatatattaaagttttgaataaaaatgaatttcaatCTCGCGTCATATTCTACCTAGTTAACcctaaaaaatatgtttagaaacTTATGCATGAAAGTAAATCAGGTGGTTGATTTATGTTCCTTCTAACTTTATCCCTCTAGGTCCCTCcctaaaaacaataaaaacattGAGATTGGAGGAGAAATGAGTAGTACCTAGGAGGTAAAATATGTAGCAACCTTGGCCCATTCTATTTTGATATGGTTCTGACAACTGGTGGTTTTGTAATAGTAACAGTCCATACTTGATCTAGAAGACCCAGAATTACTAGCTTCCCATCTTGCCCAAATAGATGTCTACTTGTGCTATATAAATACCTAGTGGAAACCTTAGCCACCATGTTTCCACCACCATATTTACTGCTTTATGGTGCCAAATCAGGATCAGTACACCACTTGCCAGAACAAAATCATTCATGGCAGTGAAGGAAAGCAACACAAGCCAAAATATTCAGCTgcagcaacagcagcagcagcagcaacagCAACAAGCTTGTGACCCTTGCAAGTCTTTTGGCCAAAAGTGCAGTCACTTGGTCAAGAAGCAGCGTGCCAAATTCTACATTCTTCGCCGCTGCATCGCCATGCTTTTGTGTTGGCATGAGCGTGGTGAGACATAATAATACCAAGACCTGCAACACAGTATCATCCATCCCTTTCTCTCTATCATTGTAACATAAAGAGGGTACTATATTACTGCTATGTCACACTGCAAAATTGTTACTTTTTCTAATAggattactactattattattgcaTTCTGTGTAATTACCTCCATCTAACATGTGAAAGAGATTAGATCTGTTTCAACTCTCGCAACCACTATTGAGTAGATCTTCTTTTTCACATGTCAAGAGCCTCTCAAACCTGCACATATGTTACAATGTTGGAAATCTTAAGCCGCTATATCTTTCTCCTTCAGAGTAATTTGTTCTATCTTTTTCAGTTTCAAATGAGGGAAAAAGGGCTTTCACTGATTGCTGTAATGATCCAGGACTGGATTCAACAATCAGTttaatgttgttgttgatgatgatgatgatgatatctTTGTTTGCATAGAACCATGTCTTTATATTTCATCTGCCCAGATTTTATGAACTAACTTTACCATATGTAATCAGAGATCCCAGGTGGTAGGTGAGTACCAAATCAATGTAATTAATCACTGTTCCTAACTTTTGCTTCTTTGATGCATAGTTCTCACGGAAGATACTAATTGGAAACTAACTTGGCATTGCGGTGAAACCATTGTACGTGTATGAAGGAATACATGcatttgttgtatttatttaataggaAGAAATTGAGTTACCCAGATTTAATTTCATTCACCAGGCCCTGCATGTGAAAAGAAGAACTGAAgttaaaaaatgtttgattGTTGTGAGGTGATGATACAGGGTGGTTAGCAGGACTCAGCAAAGGTTCAAAAGTGCAGAAGAGTTTAGAAGAGTATGAGTTGTTTATGCATCAATTATGATGAAACCCACACCTTCAAAATCCGATATGCATGATTAGTCAATTTTTCAGACAATGGTCCTCGTGCTGAGGAAACATCAGACAAGATCAAgcctcaatttaattttatttttcctcgGTTCCATCGCCATTCCCTTTTTTAACTTTCCACTTTTTCTATAATATTCTGTGTCCTCAAATCCCACACCGTCGTCTGTGTTAAATGTTTCGATCCGGGCAACAAATAAAACTCTAATTAAGACACCACTCTAAGTTTCAATTAATTAACGAACTTCTCGTTACGTAATAGTAGTGTTGTAGGTGATGAATAATAACCACCACTAAGGCTGGGTCAGAAAACAACAAGAGCCGGAGAAGTCACGGCAACAAAGTTATATCAATTCGATTTTACGTAGGTGAAACTGTGACTCAGCATGAAACAAACTTTACGTCTGGTTGCTTTCTGAAATCATTAGCTTAGCgattttcttttcctcttaTCGAAAAGAGAGTTTCTGTTCCACCCCTCATATATCGATAGGGTAACTGTTTTTCTACTCTGAAATTTCTCACAAAAATCTGTTGCTAGGTTTATGGGTGAGTGAGCCCCTACTCCTCCTCCAGTGTGAAGCTAGTGAGGAATATGATTAACCTTACCTAGGACTAACTCAAACATGTGTTatatcaaaaaaaaaagaaccgtTGAAGTTGGGTCCCTCGGAAGCCAAGCAAGAATTACTTGAGGCTCCTCTCACAGTAGACAGAAGAAAATGGTGTGTGCATGGTGTGACAGAGTAGGGGTAGGAATAGGAATAGGTAGGATAGTAGGGTGGATGGGGATTAGTGAAGGGAGTGGGGTCATAAGAGGAGACAGCAAGAATCGTaatgagaagagaaaaaagagagttGTGGGTAGCAGCCAAGGTGCTCCTCTGGCCCTCGCTCTGACCCCGACCCTCGTGCGCCCTCACTTCTCTTTTCCTGCACTGTGGGCCTCTCTTCTTTTACGTCCCTCAGGTCCCACCTCTCCACCCACTCTTTTTCCTCTCTTCACACACATCCATAATTTTCTACAtctatttcattcttttttcttcattatgTTTTAGAGTATGGAAATGAGTGGTTGAGTTCTTTTTGCCATATCCTTTTTTTGTTGCTGATATTTCTGCTTCTTCCCTTCCAAATATATGAAAGTGGGAGTAATTCACGAAATGGTGTAAAGCCTATTGACATAATTATAGAATGGATAATTCATAATTGACCCTTAGAGCCTTAAAGAAAGTCATAGAACCATTTCATAGCATCTTAATGCAATCCAATCATGTAATAGGGTGTTCTTATAAACGTATATAAAATGAAGATAACTTCATCATTAACCCTGAACACAAAAGTCAACGAATTATTCCGGATCATCttattccatcatttgacaagcAAACTGGATCATTTTTATATGCTTTGCACTTCAAAAATGCTATAATTTACTAtagttaaaataatagtaatctAAACCTTTTATCATATCATGATATTGTGATTTTATGTCTTTTCTCTAAAGTTTTGGCTTGTTATCATTGTGTTGAGAATCCAAGTATCAGTCTAAGTCTTgtattgagtaaaaatgaaataCTTGAGCATCATATAATGATGAAGATCCATACATATAATGATGAAGATCACTgccttaaaattttggattaaaaatgGTATCAAACTTTACATGTGAATTAAATTCATGTTTTAGACAAGATTCTGTATCagagaaaaattatattatattatatatatatatatatatatatatatatatatatatatatatatatatatatatatatatatatatatatatatatatatatatatatattacatttcaAACCATAAAAatgaacattatttttaattaaaatttctggatattgaattttgaattttttttcttatgtaatgtttaattttgtcattttatcCTATGTAACATTTAAACTCACATTTAGATTATTCAcaatactaaatatttaatatttcagttatatgataatatttataaaaaaaatgaaatatgggATATGGGACGTACACATATTCCCAACGTGTGTTTGTTTGATGCTTTTCCGTGACTGGCCCTTTTTAAATTGATTGTCCATTTGATCCGTGCCTCTTTTGGATAACACCTTTCTAAAAATTAGATTCCCTATTCAAATTTCAACGACCCTTTTTTGtatttgttgaaaataattcagggtttaaatgatttgtaattgttgaAACATACAAGTGCACTCAAAATGGAATCCGATCCTATATAttgaaaagagaaattaaaagtgGTTCCGTGTATCCTATACATTTGTATAAGCAAAATTCACTGCAGATAGGCATGTAAACttctgaaataaaattaaatgaatctTTTCGTCTATTTTCCCTcacactaatatatatataaagcctACTAAAATCACAGGTAAAACCATCTATCTCTAGAATGAGTAATTCTTTATAGATTTTCGAAATGTAATTTTGGGAtaggtaattttgtttttgaagatgGGATAGGTAaggtttaaaaatattgatttgatcATAATTTcgttcatttttcttatttggttcttatttacatattttttttattttgtcataatatttgttaattttgtttaatttaccttttttattaatgttatttaaataattaataagggTCACATATCATctcagttttttttattttttaatttacaaacaAATGTCCACATGTTTATCCTAACATGTGTTAGAATCATTTTTCTACATTCAAATTAGTTCTGATAtcagttatttttattcaatttagtttcttttaattgagcagtttaactttttttcaaagatcaaatttatttttatataaatgttataataatatgttttaaaaaaatcacatcttaggaaatatttttggtttaagattacatataatttaaaattagaacgaAAGTGTTAAAAAACTGAACTATtaccatttatttaaaattttaagatgttaaaaatcacaaagtattaaaaattacatcaaaatATCATACAACATGATATTAATCgattatattactttattagatttttttacttcttaaaattttaaaccaatattattattccgctcttttaaaatttttattttaattttaaaccaattctaattctaattaaaaatatttaataaaaatgtgataatttataaaaatatatttataacatttatataaaattaaatttggtctcaaaatAGAATtgcttgaataaaaaaaatgagattgaatagaaagaaaataacaaatatagcatgaaattgaatataaaaaaaaaccgACTTACgtgaacattttttaaaataaaaataaaataagtaaataaataaaaaaaccataaaatgaCACCTGATTTTATTGttcgttaattatttaaataacattagtaaaaattatcaaattgacaaataatcaaattaaattgaaaaaaataaccaaattgaaaaaaataaacaaagattATAAACCAATCAACATTTAAGCCGATAGGTAATTTTAGGTATGTTTAGtaaaattagatgataaattcaCTAGTAAgtgataaaatatatgttaaatataaaaaataacataatatatatatatatatatatatatatatatatatataaaagttgtattatataaatgaaatttgtgttttcaaataaaagcatcctataatataataattttatatattttttaaataattaagttgttgtaaaatttaacttttagttcttttatttatttttaaaaactttcattttttttgtttaaataaattattttatttggattaatTGATCTAGTTTATCAAATccattgttatttgtttttcatatatataaatctttgtccttaatttaaactatttatatattaaaatattgtaacttttgttaattgtaattttatcatCTAACGAAAACATTTTGttacttcaatattaaaattattgttttgaatttaaatagaaaattaagTAAGCTATAAACTAAAAAGTataatatagataaaataaattataagttaaGAAAATCCTAGAAAAGTTTACTTTTAAGTATTTACTAAACACTTTCATGGTGAAACTAGTAAATaagttaatcaaataaattactAGTCCGACCAAAACACTTTTAATCttcaaaatttagtttaatttatgaAGTTATTTTAATGGGCATTAACATTCAGTAACTTTAAAATAAAGCTTGAATTGCTGTGGTCTCAATGCTATGAAATCATTAACAAATCTTTGAGATCTAGCTTTGATCATTTTTGCTGGAAAAACGGAACTATTATAAAgtgaaaatataatatcattaatgtataaaactcaattttatatcaagtagaaattaaaaaaaatgaagaagaagatacataaaatcattattttaataatattaatttcttgATAGTAAATTATCAagataaatcattatttttagaAGATTCCAAAGCACttcaaaaattgaatatattagCATTTAAAAACTCCttcagaattttttttaattgaagtctattttatttttctgatatgAGATGacatttaaaagtaataatgaAATCATATGTTCCAAATTGATATATAGACTTGATGATTGACtttatattacataaaatattatattttatatatactcaaattttattaatgtcTTTTGTCTTTTTGTTTTGAGTATAGGATTCAACATCCACTTGAATAGTTTTTTTGTATGTTCATTTTGATGTCGTGTCCTTTTGAGTCGGATAATTTGATTATCAACTGATcgatgaatatatatataataaaactcataatttttttatctatatttatagttttttctaTAAACTTTCAATTAGGCACAATCTAATTACAGTTCAATtccttataaatttgtttactaatttatttgCGTTAATTACGTCCTTAGTAGACTTTAAGGATGATCTTGATCAGTTTCCTTCTCACTCAGTCGGAcacatttgattttaaatttgaaataaatggtAACCACGACTTATCAACGATTAAAGTTTGAACGGCTtctatatattatttcaaaatatagtatttgcaatttttttaataataaaggaAAAACAGTGTTAAATATATCATCGCAAtgttttatatcaaaataattatttaatatttcatacgagtattttttgtattttatttgttactAAAACTAATTGCTCCTCCATACATATACCACAAGTTAGAATGTTTAActagttaaataattaaataggcTGTTTTCCAAAATATGCTTCAAAATGAAATTCTTAATATCTATTTGTACTTCAAAGAcaatgatgaaaatattttctGCTAGGTAATTTCAATTTGTACTTAAAtctatacaaaaataaataacgcATTGACGAGACGATATATTTACTTACATTCTTATTTAATCAATTCTGTCATGTatatagtatgaatatgaaagcagtaaatactaatttaaattaggCTACCAAAAGAAGGCGTCAAATTTGAGcaaatttaattcttaaacaAGTTAGATAGGAACAGAGTAGATGacatatataatgaaaaataaataaacaaagagaaaataaattataaaacaaacaacAGAAATTAAccattgattttaaaaattattgatctaACGGACCAAAATATGTTTTCCACGGTGTATATGGCCTCCACTGTTTGAGTGGAATAAGTTGGTATAGTGtttgtttgtttccttttcttttgtcTCCTTCAATGGAGTTTGCATATTATTTCAAAGGCTCAAAAGTACTTTACAcaaaattttccaatttttttttttgttttcacacGTTTTTTTTAGTCCAAATTGTTTGTTAGGATTTCTTCGTGccgttttatatttaatattaaaaatacatcaATATCGAtactttgaaaataattttaatatattttacaactTAAAATCAGTATctataaataagtttattttaaatatataacagagaaacaatatattaaactcaaaaagaatctaaattatattttctttaactttaacCATGTCTTtctataattagtttaaataaatgatCAGTGATACACACTTTGctctttttataataataacaataaaaaaatgattgaagTTTGATATTCACTATAAATTAgaccaatttataatatatatatatatatatatatatatatatatataaatatgagtgCAATTCTTATTTTTCAAATCGATCttgtaaagttaaattaaatttaaacttcacctctaatacaataaaaattaaacatgtttttaatatataaattttaatataaaattaaaatttgtttatatctcaaatttttaaataatttaattttcatgtttgaattgtttatattttagtttaaatgaGTCTGAAATGATActtaacatgtaaaaaaaaattaaaaatgttatattttaaaaatgaaagtatatgaaaattaatttgaaaagagaaaaattaaaatttgatatttatatataaaaatgtgaaAAGGTGTGGTAGTGATAGCATAGAAGATGAGAGTGGAAAAAGTCAAAGAAAGAAACTGCATGCATGAGGTAAGTAATGGTGGTTGAATTTGCAGTGAGAGGGGGACCTAGTGGGAAACACGTGCAGAACTGACAAGGTTGAAATGTAAGTGAAGTGTTATTGTGATGTGTGATGTGTTG carries:
- the LOC114164817 gene encoding uncharacterized protein LOC114164817, which produces MAVKESNTSQNIQLQQQQQQQQQQQACDPCKSFGQKCSHLVKKQRAKFYILRRCIAMLLCWHERGET